Proteins from a single region of Mus pahari chromosome 2, PAHARI_EIJ_v1.1, whole genome shotgun sequence:
- the Tra2a gene encoding transformer-2 protein homolog alpha isoform X3, producing the protein MSDVEENNFEGRESRSPSKSPTGTPARVKSESRSGSRSPSRVSKHSESHSRSRSKSRSRSRRHSHRRYTRSRSHSHRRRSRSRSYTPEYRRRRSRSHSPMSNRRRHTGSRANPDPNTCLGVFGLSLYTTERDLREVFSRYGPLSGVNVVYDQRTGRSRGFAFVYFERIDDSKEAMERANGMELDGRRIRVDYSITKRAHTPTPGIYMGRPTHSGGGGGGGGGGGGGGGGGGRRRDSYYDRGYDRGYDRYEDYDYRRRSPSPYYSRYRSRSRSRSYSPRRY; encoded by the exons ATGAGTGATGTAGAGGAGAACAACTTCGAGGGCAGA GAGTCTCGCTCTCCGTCAAAATCTCCAACGGGGACTCCTGCTCGTGTAAAATCAGAGAGCAGGTCAGGGTCTCGTAGTCCATCAAGGGTTTCCAAACATTCTGAATCCCATTCTCGATCGAGATCAAAATCCAG GTCAAGGTCAAGGAGGCATTCTCATAGACGCTACACTCGATCCAGGTCACACTCTCATAGGAGACGATCTCGGAGTAGGTCCTATACACCCGAGTATAGGCGGCGGAGGAGCCGGAGTCACTCTCCAATGTCTAATCGCAGAAGGCATACTGGCAGCAGG GCAAACCCAGATCCTAACACTTGCTTGGGAGTATTTGGCCTCAGTTTGTACACAACGGAGAGAGATCTTCGTGAAGTGTTTTCCCGATATGGACCTCTGAGTGGTGTTAATGTAGTTTATGATCAGCGAACTGGAAGGTCACGTGGATTTGCTTTTGTGTATTTTGAGAGAATAGATGACTCTAAGGAG gCTATGGAAAGAGCAAATGGGATGGAGCTGGATGGTAGAAGAATTCGTGTGGATTATTCTATCACCAAGAgagcacacacacctacacccgGCATTTACATGGGCAGACCAACTCA TAGCGGTGGTGGAGGTGgcggaggaggaggtggtggcggcggcggtggtggcggtggtagACGACGAGATTCTTACTACGATAGAGGATATGATCGAGGCTATGACAGATACGAAGATTATGATTACCG AAGAAGGTCGCCCTCTCCTTACTACAGTCGCTACAGGTCACGATCAAGATCCCGTTCCTATAGCCCAA gACGCTATTGA
- the Tra2a gene encoding transformer-2 protein homolog alpha isoform X2, whose translation MSDVEENNFEGRESRSPSKSPTGTPARVKSESRSGSRSPSRVSKHSESHSRSRSKSRSRSRRHSHRRYTRSRSHSHRRRSRSRSYTPEYRRRRSRSHSPMSNRRRHTGSRANPDPNTCLGVFGLSLYTTERDLREVFSRYGPLSGVNVVYDQRTGRSRGFAFVYFERIDDSKEAMERANGMELDGRRIRVDYSITKRAHTPTPGIYMGRPTHSGGGGGGGGGGGGGGGGGGRRRDSYYDRGYDRGYDRYEDYDYRYRRSPSPYYSRYRSRSRSRSYSPRRY comes from the exons ATGAGTGATGTAGAGGAGAACAACTTCGAGGGCAGA GAGTCTCGCTCTCCGTCAAAATCTCCAACGGGGACTCCTGCTCGTGTAAAATCAGAGAGCAGGTCAGGGTCTCGTAGTCCATCAAGGGTTTCCAAACATTCTGAATCCCATTCTCGATCGAGATCAAAATCCAG GTCAAGGTCAAGGAGGCATTCTCATAGACGCTACACTCGATCCAGGTCACACTCTCATAGGAGACGATCTCGGAGTAGGTCCTATACACCCGAGTATAGGCGGCGGAGGAGCCGGAGTCACTCTCCAATGTCTAATCGCAGAAGGCATACTGGCAGCAGG GCAAACCCAGATCCTAACACTTGCTTGGGAGTATTTGGCCTCAGTTTGTACACAACGGAGAGAGATCTTCGTGAAGTGTTTTCCCGATATGGACCTCTGAGTGGTGTTAATGTAGTTTATGATCAGCGAACTGGAAGGTCACGTGGATTTGCTTTTGTGTATTTTGAGAGAATAGATGACTCTAAGGAG gCTATGGAAAGAGCAAATGGGATGGAGCTGGATGGTAGAAGAATTCGTGTGGATTATTCTATCACCAAGAgagcacacacacctacacccgGCATTTACATGGGCAGACCAACTCA TAGCGGTGGTGGAGGTGgcggaggaggaggtggtggcggcggcggtggtggcggtggtagACGACGAGATTCTTACTACGATAGAGGATATGATCGAGGCTATGACAGATACGAAGATTATGATTACCGGTACag AAGGTCGCCCTCTCCTTACTACAGTCGCTACAGGTCACGATCAAGATCCCGTTCCTATAGCCCAA gACGCTATTGA
- the Tra2a gene encoding transformer-2 protein homolog alpha isoform X1, with amino-acid sequence MSDVEENNFEGRESRSPSKSPTGTPARVKSESRSGSRSPSRVSKHSESHSRSRSKSRSRSRRHSHRRYTRSRSHSHRRRSRSRSYTPEYRRRRSRSHSPMSNRRRHTGSRANPDPNTCLGVFGLSLYTTERDLREVFSRYGPLSGVNVVYDQRTGRSRGFAFVYFERIDDSKEAMERANGMELDGRRIRVDYSITKRAHTPTPGIYMGRPTHSGGGGGGGGGGGGGGGGGGRRRDSYYDRGYDRGYDRYEDYDYRYRRRSPSPYYSRYRSRSRSRSYSPRRY; translated from the exons ATGAGTGATGTAGAGGAGAACAACTTCGAGGGCAGA GAGTCTCGCTCTCCGTCAAAATCTCCAACGGGGACTCCTGCTCGTGTAAAATCAGAGAGCAGGTCAGGGTCTCGTAGTCCATCAAGGGTTTCCAAACATTCTGAATCCCATTCTCGATCGAGATCAAAATCCAG GTCAAGGTCAAGGAGGCATTCTCATAGACGCTACACTCGATCCAGGTCACACTCTCATAGGAGACGATCTCGGAGTAGGTCCTATACACCCGAGTATAGGCGGCGGAGGAGCCGGAGTCACTCTCCAATGTCTAATCGCAGAAGGCATACTGGCAGCAGG GCAAACCCAGATCCTAACACTTGCTTGGGAGTATTTGGCCTCAGTTTGTACACAACGGAGAGAGATCTTCGTGAAGTGTTTTCCCGATATGGACCTCTGAGTGGTGTTAATGTAGTTTATGATCAGCGAACTGGAAGGTCACGTGGATTTGCTTTTGTGTATTTTGAGAGAATAGATGACTCTAAGGAG gCTATGGAAAGAGCAAATGGGATGGAGCTGGATGGTAGAAGAATTCGTGTGGATTATTCTATCACCAAGAgagcacacacacctacacccgGCATTTACATGGGCAGACCAACTCA TAGCGGTGGTGGAGGTGgcggaggaggaggtggtggcggcggcggtggtggcggtggtagACGACGAGATTCTTACTACGATAGAGGATATGATCGAGGCTATGACAGATACGAAGATTATGATTACCGGTACag AAGAAGGTCGCCCTCTCCTTACTACAGTCGCTACAGGTCACGATCAAGATCCCGTTCCTATAGCCCAA gACGCTATTGA
- the Tra2a gene encoding transformer-2 protein homolog alpha isoform X4 produces the protein MSNRRRHTGSRANPDPNTCLGVFGLSLYTTERDLREVFSRYGPLSGVNVVYDQRTGRSRGFAFVYFERIDDSKEAMERANGMELDGRRIRVDYSITKRAHTPTPGIYMGRPTHSGGGGGGGGGGGGGGGGGGRRRDSYYDRGYDRGYDRYEDYDYRYRRRSPSPYYSRYRSRSRSRSYSPRRY, from the exons ATGTCTAATCGCAGAAGGCATACTGGCAGCAGG GCAAACCCAGATCCTAACACTTGCTTGGGAGTATTTGGCCTCAGTTTGTACACAACGGAGAGAGATCTTCGTGAAGTGTTTTCCCGATATGGACCTCTGAGTGGTGTTAATGTAGTTTATGATCAGCGAACTGGAAGGTCACGTGGATTTGCTTTTGTGTATTTTGAGAGAATAGATGACTCTAAGGAG gCTATGGAAAGAGCAAATGGGATGGAGCTGGATGGTAGAAGAATTCGTGTGGATTATTCTATCACCAAGAgagcacacacacctacacccgGCATTTACATGGGCAGACCAACTCA TAGCGGTGGTGGAGGTGgcggaggaggaggtggtggcggcggcggtggtggcggtggtagACGACGAGATTCTTACTACGATAGAGGATATGATCGAGGCTATGACAGATACGAAGATTATGATTACCGGTACag AAGAAGGTCGCCCTCTCCTTACTACAGTCGCTACAGGTCACGATCAAGATCCCGTTCCTATAGCCCAA gACGCTATTGA